One part of the Bdellovibrio sp. KM01 genome encodes these proteins:
- a CDS encoding nuclear transport factor 2 family protein — translation MAEDSKLNAIEVVKQFYIALNGNNIPAALSLLDPQIVRVEFEGTPMGGTYRGLDEMRDHFSKGRSTWAEGSCTPEKVTAVGNAFVVDVHVKVRLKDKTDWIDGHVADAFAFRNGKITEFRSFEKSEDAMKWASHA, via the coding sequence ATGGCCGAAGATAGCAAGTTGAATGCAATTGAAGTGGTGAAACAGTTCTATATCGCTTTGAATGGAAATAATATTCCGGCCGCTCTTAGTTTACTAGATCCCCAAATTGTTCGGGTTGAGTTCGAAGGAACTCCCATGGGTGGGACTTATCGGGGTTTGGATGAGATGCGCGATCATTTTTCTAAGGGGCGTTCGACGTGGGCTGAAGGCAGCTGCACCCCCGAGAAAGTTACGGCGGTCGGAAATGCGTTTGTGGTGGATGTGCATGTTAAAGTCCGATTAAAAGACAAGACGGATTGGATCGACGGTCATGTGGCGGATGCCTTTGCATTCCGCAATGGAAAAATCACCGAGTTTCGCTCCTTTGAAAAGTCCGAAGATGCAATGAAGTGGGCTAGCCATGCTTGA
- a CDS encoding alpha/beta fold hydrolase: MKNCILVLSVLILASCAHPTKVPENCDKGKAQAVQSGTLKVNGTDIYYEMYGEGEPLVLLHGGGSDIHVSFGRGISTLAKHYRVIAFDEQGHGKSPASSRAFGFENTARDIAEALKQLNIQKAKFIGFSNGATTGMYIGILYPDLMSKMVLGSGLYSRKGAPPQFWEMMNKATLASMPKELQDAYVKTSPRPQDLFKMFEYDSTRMQKFKDIPEKSIRSVKIPVLIMQTDQDVATLEHGVHVTRLLPQGRFAVLPGPHDNFIGDVSQNSPAMAQASLNIMLEFLK; encoded by the coding sequence ATGAAAAATTGTATCTTGGTCTTGTCGGTATTGATTCTCGCATCTTGTGCGCACCCTACGAAAGTTCCTGAAAATTGTGATAAAGGTAAAGCGCAGGCTGTTCAAAGCGGAACTTTAAAAGTTAACGGCACTGACATCTATTATGAGATGTATGGTGAGGGAGAGCCACTTGTTTTGCTTCACGGTGGCGGCTCTGATATTCATGTGAGTTTTGGCAGAGGCATTTCAACATTAGCCAAACACTATCGTGTCATCGCATTCGATGAACAAGGTCACGGAAAATCCCCGGCTTCTTCACGAGCATTTGGATTTGAAAACACCGCACGTGATATCGCAGAAGCCTTAAAGCAGTTAAATATTCAAAAAGCTAAATTCATCGGATTCAGCAATGGCGCTACGACGGGAATGTACATTGGCATTCTTTACCCAGATCTTATGAGTAAAATGGTTTTGGGATCGGGACTATACAGTCGTAAAGGCGCTCCTCCGCAATTCTGGGAGATGATGAATAAAGCGACTCTGGCATCGATGCCAAAAGAATTGCAGGACGCTTACGTGAAAACATCTCCGCGCCCGCAAGATCTGTTTAAGATGTTTGAGTACGATTCCACTCGCATGCAGAAATTCAAAGATATTCCCGAGAAATCAATTCGCTCTGTTAAAATCCCGGTGTTGATCATGCAAACGGATCAAGACGTCGCTACTTTGGAGCATGGAGTTCACGTAACAAGACTGCTTCCGCAAGGACGTTTTGCAGTTTTGCCAGGACCACATGACAATTTTATCGGTGATGTTTCACAAAACTCGCCAGCAATGGCTCAGGCAAGTCTTAATATCATGTTAGAATTCTTGAAATAA
- a CDS encoding VOC family protein yields MLKVYACIWSDDKATEMAKFYKSVFKGTKIGKTAYWGSNPMGVKEGSVLTMHLTILGQKIMLLNGYTKMPFNESISFVIPCKTQREINTYWKKLSSGGGREVECGWVVDKYGVRWQVTPADFDKWNTSKNKKKKEAVMHAMWKMKKLDLKTLQKAFEQG; encoded by the coding sequence ATGCTAAAAGTATACGCCTGCATCTGGTCCGATGACAAAGCTACCGAGATGGCCAAGTTCTATAAATCTGTTTTCAAGGGAACAAAAATCGGAAAGACCGCATACTGGGGCAGTAATCCCATGGGAGTCAAAGAAGGCTCAGTGCTAACGATGCATCTGACTATTCTGGGACAAAAAATTATGTTGTTAAATGGATATACCAAGATGCCGTTCAACGAATCTATATCTTTTGTCATACCTTGCAAAACTCAGCGCGAGATCAACACTTACTGGAAAAAACTTTCCTCCGGTGGCGGGCGCGAAGTTGAGTGCGGATGGGTTGTCGATAAGTACGGCGTTCGCTGGCAAGTGACTCCGGCTGATTTTGATAAATGGAACACAAGTAAGAATAAAAAGAAAAAAGAAGCCGTCATGCATGCCATGTGGAAAATGAAGAAGCTGGATCTTAAAACTTTGCAGAAAGCTTTCGAACAAGGCTAA
- a CDS encoding helix-turn-helix transcriptional regulator, with protein sequence MVNILSSDLDNLFYALSDPTRRQILKMLNEGTHTIGELSDPFKMSLQAISKHIKILESAKLLNRKKLGRIHECTINPQALKVAEECIQFYTQFWNDQLDAFAANLESKNKSPKRSK encoded by the coding sequence ATGGTTAACATTCTTTCATCAGACTTAGATAATTTGTTTTATGCACTCTCGGACCCTACTCGTCGACAGATCTTGAAAATGTTGAACGAGGGCACTCACACCATTGGTGAATTGAGTGACCCTTTTAAAATGTCCCTTCAGGCAATTTCAAAACACATCAAAATTTTGGAAAGCGCAAAGCTCTTAAATCGTAAAAAGCTTGGGCGCATTCACGAATGCACTATCAATCCCCAAGCCTTAAAGGTCGCTGAAGAGTGCATCCAATTCTATACGCAGTTCTGGAACGATCAATTGGATGCGTTCGCCGCAAATTTGGAATCTAAAAATAAATCACCCAAAAGGAGCAAGTAA
- a CDS encoding SRPBCC domain-containing protein, whose amino-acid sequence MTYEVKAEKLIRRSATDVFDALKGGLLFMNCGADSGSMQIDFRVGGKYQIDFRNKTLVNFGEFLEIIPNKKIVFSWCQTFGPDQKPDTQVVIELFEDGPHTRLTLSHTGFKDQATKDAHQTGWFGGLADFISQIENGQLRMLRSFPVSEQRIFEACKNPQSFFGLMGDVSRGSVDFKVGGKFQLPTATGEIKGEFLEIIPGKKIKLSWLIGNGGPLKDSHVVLAINGKEDGSSYLEIVHEGLNSLDEQKAHRRGWETVTKRMTEVL is encoded by the coding sequence ATGACTTATGAAGTGAAGGCCGAAAAATTAATTCGCCGATCCGCAACTGACGTCTTTGATGCGCTGAAAGGCGGACTCCTTTTTATGAACTGCGGAGCAGACTCCGGCTCGATGCAGATTGATTTCCGCGTGGGTGGAAAATATCAAATCGATTTCAGAAATAAGACTCTGGTCAACTTTGGCGAATTCCTGGAAATCATTCCTAATAAGAAAATCGTTTTTAGCTGGTGCCAAACTTTCGGTCCCGATCAAAAACCCGACACACAAGTTGTAATTGAACTCTTTGAAGATGGCCCTCACACCCGCCTGACACTAAGTCATACAGGATTTAAGGACCAAGCGACGAAAGACGCTCATCAAACTGGTTGGTTCGGTGGACTTGCCGATTTCATCAGTCAAATCGAGAACGGTCAGCTGCGCATGCTTCGCAGCTTTCCAGTTTCAGAACAAAGAATTTTCGAAGCTTGTAAAAATCCGCAAAGCTTTTTTGGCTTAATGGGTGATGTCTCGCGCGGATCTGTCGATTTCAAAGTTGGCGGCAAGTTCCAACTTCCGACAGCGACTGGCGAAATCAAGGGTGAGTTCCTGGAAATTATTCCCGGCAAAAAGATAAAACTATCCTGGCTTATTGGTAACGGCGGTCCGCTGAAGGACAGCCATGTCGTGCTGGCAATCAATGGCAAAGAGGATGGCAGTTCTTATCTTGAAATCGTCCATGAAGGACTGAATAGCCTTGATGAACAAAAAGCCCACCGCAGAGGCTGGGAGACCGTTACAAAAAGAATGACGGAGGTTTTATGA
- a CDS encoding SRPBCC domain-containing protein: MSAKKNLTITMTFDESPKKVFDAIANVRGWWSEDLKGTSNKLGGKFNYKYKDIHTSSQKVVEFTPNKKIVWKVLESNLSFLKQKDEWNGTEVIFEISKKGDKTQLRFTHVGLTPDVECYEACFDGWGYFIKKSLKSLIKTGEGKPNPKW, from the coding sequence ATGAGCGCAAAGAAAAATCTTACGATAACCATGACTTTTGATGAGTCTCCGAAAAAAGTCTTCGACGCCATCGCCAACGTTCGTGGTTGGTGGTCGGAAGATTTAAAGGGCACTTCGAACAAATTAGGTGGCAAGTTTAACTACAAATACAAAGATATTCATACGAGCTCTCAAAAGGTGGTTGAGTTCACACCAAATAAAAAAATCGTCTGGAAAGTTTTAGAAAGCAATTTAAGTTTTCTAAAACAAAAGGACGAGTGGAACGGAACCGAAGTTATTTTCGAAATCAGCAAGAAGGGTGACAAAACTCAACTGCGCTTTACACATGTGGGACTAACTCCGGATGTTGAGTGCTATGAGGCTTGCTTTGATGGCTGGGGATACTTCATCAAAAAAAGCCTTAAGAGTCTGATCAAAACTGGCGAAGGCAAACCGAACCCGAAATGGTAG
- a CDS encoding DMT family transporter — MKQVRSLQVKTPKLFILTALTMMAFAANSLLCRLALIDSQNNPISFTLVRLFAGALVLVFFLFKFRSAESTSPKGLQGLAPVFLFSYALFFSLAYVQISAGTGALILFGSVQLTMIAASLFKKQRMTLWQWSGVALAMLGLIYLLLPGIHMPPLHAAAFMAIAGISWGFYSVIGQKNKNPIYATAKNFVMTTPLVILLAILFPINLTPHGWMFAILSGAITSGFGYVLWYLVLKDLVTSTAAIVQLSVPAITAFGGVIFLGESLHQRLVISSLLIFCGIILKVKAGSRKNI, encoded by the coding sequence ATGAAGCAAGTACGCTCACTTCAAGTGAAAACACCCAAACTTTTTATCTTAACCGCATTAACAATGATGGCATTTGCGGCCAATTCTCTCCTCTGTCGGCTTGCCCTGATCGATTCCCAAAACAACCCGATCAGCTTTACGCTGGTCAGACTTTTTGCGGGAGCACTGGTTCTTGTTTTCTTTCTATTCAAATTTCGAAGCGCCGAATCGACATCGCCTAAAGGACTGCAAGGCCTCGCGCCAGTATTTCTGTTTTCTTATGCTCTGTTTTTTTCCTTGGCCTACGTGCAAATCAGCGCCGGCACTGGAGCGCTGATTCTGTTCGGCAGTGTTCAACTGACGATGATCGCAGCATCCCTATTTAAAAAACAACGCATGACTTTATGGCAGTGGAGTGGAGTCGCGCTTGCGATGTTGGGTTTGATATACTTGTTACTGCCGGGAATACATATGCCACCACTTCATGCCGCGGCCTTTATGGCGATCGCTGGAATTTCGTGGGGATTTTATTCGGTCATAGGGCAAAAGAATAAAAATCCAATTTATGCAACGGCCAAAAACTTTGTGATGACGACTCCGCTGGTGATTCTGCTGGCGATTTTATTTCCGATAAACTTAACACCGCATGGATGGATGTTTGCGATTCTTTCGGGAGCGATCACTTCTGGGTTCGGATATGTTCTGTGGTATTTGGTATTGAAAGATTTGGTGACAAGTACCGCAGCCATCGTGCAGTTAAGCGTTCCCGCCATAACCGCATTCGGGGGAGTAATATTTCTGGGAGAGAGCCTGCATCAGAGGCTGGTAATTTCCAGCCTCCTGATTTTTTGCGGAATTATTCTGAAGGTAAAGGCAGGCAGTCGGAAGAATATCTGA
- a CDS encoding N-acetyltransferase gives MKNFEIRTIDLTSLSELEELLSVSLGYPTSMADEISYFEEESPKGWFYAVDKNEKKLGFIRCFKQGDDWSLGELFVEAGSQDRKLIAEELVKTFLTSNSFSSKHRLRFDVGCDDNDVNDIFKQSAFNIKSQTFHHFELTIPRCLGVKNVEEAHRMAPADEVAKTMSNLHAVSANEAQEWIESGSLRIEMASGQVAAVAKVDIYPQSAKIDRLATHEKFLRQGHARKLMAKISMELSACNIPTLFLKVEDVRGPAIAFYRNFGFEEILEKKQTWHSIHF, from the coding sequence ATGAAGAATTTCGAAATAAGAACCATCGATCTAACATCTCTATCAGAATTGGAAGAGCTATTAAGTGTTTCCCTAGGATATCCAACAAGCATGGCCGATGAGATCAGCTACTTCGAGGAAGAATCCCCCAAGGGTTGGTTTTATGCTGTCGACAAAAATGAAAAAAAATTAGGCTTCATCAGATGTTTTAAGCAAGGTGACGACTGGAGCCTCGGGGAACTATTTGTCGAAGCTGGAAGCCAAGATAGAAAACTCATTGCCGAAGAACTCGTAAAGACTTTTTTGACGAGCAATTCATTTTCATCCAAACACAGATTAAGATTCGATGTTGGATGCGACGATAACGATGTAAATGATATCTTTAAACAGTCGGCGTTCAATATTAAGTCTCAAACCTTTCATCATTTTGAACTTACAATACCTCGATGTTTAGGCGTTAAAAATGTGGAAGAAGCTCATAGAATGGCGCCAGCCGATGAGGTAGCAAAAACTATGAGCAATCTGCACGCTGTTTCTGCAAATGAAGCTCAAGAATGGATTGAAAGCGGATCCCTAAGGATTGAGATGGCTAGCGGGCAAGTAGCTGCCGTCGCCAAAGTGGATATTTATCCGCAATCGGCAAAGATAGATCGTCTCGCAACACACGAAAAGTTTTTGAGGCAAGGGCACGCAAGAAAATTAATGGCAAAAATTTCTATGGAACTATCAGCATGCAACATTCCAACACTTTTTTTAAAAGTAGAGGATGTCCGAGGGCCAGCTATCGCGTTCTACAGAAATTTCGGCTTTGAAGAGATTCTTGAGAAGAAGCAAACTTGGCATTCGATTCATTTTTGA
- a CDS encoding alpha/beta hydrolase fold domain-containing protein, producing MMKNLLLLMGVLVTSVAAQAYVAETDVEYDYINGTSLKMDVYRPSNPGTALRPALLFFHGGCYNSGSKASINGVVKGLADEGFTVFSIGYRLTPVAKYPAGVTDVKQALRFIRKNSARFQVDPNKIVTHGESAGSYLAAVLGVEASEDRKGNVDKYSGRVQLVVDWFGRTDFTLTQTTGTDCAVDWIGQPRNDKTMPIFKDASIKNHVDENSAAFYIIHGTHDTQVDPIHSTSLANTLWNRKRDAEVVLYEGQGHGFSRTIPWALSRARILKQFGIPDRLATKKVDGAPAYAINSGQLDKINTSNFTPDKYFVGGAAYDYGNVSTEGTSLPALYTDSRYGWNFGYKLPVVAAVYRVGLFFAENSTAFSAKGSRVFDVSMSFPNGSSTITVPVLPKFDAIALGGKNTVIRRYVHVITTTPTLNIDFQGRVNNAFINAFSVDQIGY from the coding sequence ATGATGAAGAATTTGCTCCTGTTGATGGGCGTGCTAGTGACATCCGTGGCGGCGCAGGCCTACGTCGCCGAGACAGATGTCGAATACGACTATATTAATGGGACGAGCCTTAAGATGGACGTCTATCGTCCCTCTAATCCTGGGACGGCTCTGCGCCCAGCGCTGCTTTTCTTTCACGGTGGTTGCTACAACAGCGGCAGCAAGGCCAGCATCAATGGCGTTGTGAAGGGCCTTGCTGATGAAGGGTTCACAGTTTTCAGTATCGGCTACCGATTAACGCCAGTTGCGAAGTACCCGGCGGGGGTCACCGACGTTAAACAGGCATTGCGATTCATTCGCAAGAATTCGGCGCGCTTTCAGGTCGATCCGAACAAGATCGTCACTCATGGCGAGTCCGCCGGTTCCTACCTCGCTGCCGTCTTAGGTGTTGAAGCCTCAGAGGACAGAAAAGGTAATGTTGATAAATACTCGGGACGAGTTCAACTCGTAGTGGATTGGTTTGGTCGCACCGATTTCACCCTGACACAAACCACTGGAACCGATTGCGCTGTGGATTGGATCGGCCAGCCGCGCAACGACAAAACTATGCCGATTTTCAAAGACGCGTCGATAAAGAATCACGTCGATGAGAATTCGGCAGCCTTCTATATCATTCACGGCACCCACGACACTCAGGTCGACCCGATTCACTCGACAAGCCTCGCAAACACTCTTTGGAATAGAAAGCGTGATGCTGAGGTTGTGCTTTACGAAGGACAAGGCCACGGCTTCTCGCGAACTATTCCGTGGGCTCTTTCACGCGCTCGCATCCTTAAACAATTCGGAATCCCTGATCGCTTAGCCACAAAGAAAGTCGACGGTGCGCCAGCCTACGCAATCAATTCAGGCCAACTGGATAAAATCAATACGTCTAACTTCACGCCTGACAAGTACTTCGTTGGTGGCGCGGCGTATGACTACGGAAACGTGAGTACAGAAGGCACGTCACTGCCAGCACTCTATACCGACTCACGCTATGGCTGGAATTTCGGCTATAAATTGCCGGTGGTCGCCGCAGTCTATCGCGTCGGTCTGTTCTTTGCCGAAAACTCAACTGCCTTCAGCGCAAAGGGTTCGCGAGTGTTTGATGTTTCAATGAGCTTCCCGAATGGTTCTTCCACCATCACGGTACCGGTGCTTCCAAAATTCGATGCAATTGCGCTCGGGGGAAAAAACACAGTGATCCGTCGCTACGTGCACGTCATCACCACAACTCCGACTCTCAACATCGACTTCCAGGGAAGAGTGAACAACGCCTTTATTAACGCGTTCTCGGTTGATCAGATTGGGTACTAA